GCCGGTCGAGTTCATCGAAGATGCGGCCGTTCCGGTGGAGGTTATGCCGCTGTACTTGCGTGAAGTCGCGGACTTGATTGGCTCATTCAATCGTGAGATGACGATGTACGCGCATGTCAGCGTCGGCTTGGCGCATGTGCGCACCATGCTCAATCTCCGGGATGCGGATGACGTCAAACTTATGCGCCGCATTTCCGAGGGCACGCTCGACTTGGTGTTGAAGTACGGCGGTATGATGAGCGGCGAACACGGCGACGGCCTGGTGCGCAGCTATCTCAATCCGAAATTTTTCGGGCCGCAATTGTATCAAGCTTTTCGCGAGTTGAAAGCCGCGTTCGATCCGCAGGGCATTTTGAATCCCGGCAAGATTGTGGATGCGCAGGGCATGGAGGAAAATTTGCGCATCGGGCCGCACTACCACACGCGCCACGTGCACACTCATTTTCACTATCGCGAAGACGGCGGCTTCGCGCGCGCGGTGGAAATGTGCACCGGCGTGGGTGAATGCCGCAAACTCACCGGCGGCACCATGTGCCCCTCATACATGGCAACGCGCGACGAAGAACATTCCACGCGTGGCCGCGCCAACGCCTTGCGCGCGGCGCTTACCGGTGCGATTACGACTGAACATTTCACCACCAAACGGCTTTATGAAGTTTTTGATCTCTGCCTGGCCTGCAAAGGCTGCAAATCCGAGTGCCCCTCCAACGTGGATGTTGCCAAATTGAAATATGAGTTTCTTTCGCATTATTATGATGAACATGGCACCCCGTTCAAGACTCAGCTATTCTCACGCCCGGATATTCTGGGGCAGCTTGCGGGCGTATTTCCAGGCCTGATCAACAGCGTGCTGCAGAGTAACGCAATGCGCAAGGTTATGGAAAAGGTGCTCGGCATAGATCGGCGTCGTATCTTGCCCTTATATGCCCGGCAAAATTTCAATCGCTGGTTCAAGCGCCGGAAAATTGTGCAGAATGACTATCATTCGCGTCCGCAAGTCGTGCTCTTCAACGATACATTCTTAACTTACCACGAGCCTGAGATCGGCCAGGCGGCGGTTAAAGTTCTCGAGGCGCTCGGCTATCGCGTGGTGCTGGCCAACGCCGGTTGCTGCGGCCGGGCGCAAATTTCAAACGGGTTGTTGCGCGCCGCGCGGCCGCGCGCGGAAGCGGTGGTCGATCATCTGGAAAAATTTGTGGCACAGGGCGCGACCATCGTGGGTTGCGAGCCGAGCTGCGTTTCCGCCGTGAAGGAAGATTATCTTGATTTGGTGCGGGATTATGACAAGGCCAAATTGGTGGCGGATAATTTTTTGCCGATCGAAGATTTTGTCTTGCGCCATTTGGCGACTAATGGCAAAGCAAATGCTTTCAAAGCGCTCAATCAGAAAATCCTGTATCACGGCCATTGCCACCTCAAGTCATTGTTTGGCACGGATTCATCAAAAAGCGCGCTCGCGCGCGCGGCAGGCTGCAGCGTTACCGAAGTGGACTCTGGTTGCTGCGGCATGGCCGGCGCGTTCGGTTATGAAAAAAAACATTACGAGATTTCTTTGAAGATCGGCGACCAGCGTTTGTTTCCGGCAATCCATGCCGTGCCGGTTGATCA
The sequence above is a segment of the Cytophagia bacterium CHB2 genome. Coding sequences within it:
- a CDS encoding oxidoreductase encodes the protein PVEFIEDAAVPVEVMPLYLREVADLIGSFNREMTMYAHVSVGLAHVRTMLNLRDADDVKLMRRISEGTLDLVLKYGGMMSGEHGDGLVRSYLNPKFFGPQLYQAFRELKAAFDPQGILNPGKIVDAQGMEENLRIGPHYHTRHVHTHFHYREDGGFARAVEMCTGVGECRKLTGGTMCPSYMATRDEEHSTRGRANALRAALTGAITTEHFTTKRLYEVFDLCLACKGCKSECPSNVDVAKLKYEFLSHYYDEHGTPFKTQLFSRPDILGQLAGVFPGLINSVLQSNAMRKVMEKVLGIDRRRILPLYARQNFNRWFKRRKIVQNDYHSRPQVVLFNDTFLTYHEPEIGQAAVKVLEALGYRVVLANAGCCGRAQISNGLLRAARPRAEAVVDHLEKFVAQGATIVGCEPSCVSAVKEDYLDLVRDYDKAKLVADNFLPIEDFVLRHLATNGKANAFKALNQKILYHGHCHLKSLFGTDSSKSALARAAGCSVTEVDSGCCGMAGAFGYEKKHYEISLKIGDQRLFPAIHAVPVDQRIVANGFSCRHQIEHATGRQAKHAIEILAEAVA